In the genome of Xanthocytophaga agilis, one region contains:
- a CDS encoding glycogen/starch synthase produces the protein MSKLRVLYVATEINPFLQTSEVADFVRRLPQAMQERGMEIRILVPRFGLINERKNRLHEVVRLSGINIAVGDEEKPLIIKVASIPNAKLQVYFIDNEDYFHRKSVFFDKDNRFHPDNDERAIFFCKGVLETVKKLGWSPDIVHCNDWMTSLIPMYLKTTYKNDPMFKNTKSVFTVYNSFFTHKFDEQDLLEKVKMMDIEDGMLSYLKTADYSAFIRTGMAYADVVLKAEERFNDKLTQLFAEFDEKKINYIEPNEETFSDSYYNLYNELFS, from the coding sequence ATGAGCAAACTCCGAGTTCTTTATGTAGCTACCGAGATTAATCCCTTCCTCCAAACCTCTGAAGTTGCTGATTTTGTAAGAAGACTTCCTCAAGCCATGCAAGAGCGTGGTATGGAAATCCGAATATTAGTTCCAAGGTTTGGTTTAATAAATGAAAGGAAAAACCGGCTACATGAAGTAGTAAGACTTTCCGGTATCAACATTGCAGTGGGAGATGAAGAAAAGCCTTTAATCATTAAAGTAGCATCTATTCCAAATGCTAAATTACAGGTCTATTTTATAGACAACGAAGATTACTTCCATCGTAAATCTGTCTTCTTTGATAAAGACAATCGGTTCCATCCCGATAACGATGAAAGAGCTATCTTTTTCTGTAAAGGTGTATTGGAAACTGTAAAGAAACTGGGATGGTCACCTGACATTGTACATTGCAATGACTGGATGACTAGCCTGATCCCAATGTATTTGAAAACAACGTACAAAAATGATCCGATGTTTAAAAATACAAAATCTGTATTTACTGTGTATAACAGTTTCTTTACACATAAATTTGACGAACAGGATTTGTTGGAAAAAGTAAAAATGATGGATATCGAAGACGGTATGTTATCGTATCTGAAAACAGCCGACTATTCAGCATTTATTCGCACAGGGATGGCTTATGCAGATGTAGTGCTTAAAGCGGAAGAACGTTTCAATGACAAACTGACTCAGTTATTTGCTGAGTTCGATGAGAAGAAAATAAACTACATCGAACCCAATGAAGAAACATTCAGTGATTCCTACTATAACTTGTATAATGAGTTATTTAGTTAA
- a CDS encoding peroxiredoxin: MLHIKDKAPNFTLPSTSGKTFTLYKDMLLKPCILYFYPKDFTPVCTEQACGFRDTFDLLRELDVQVIGISRDDIETHLRFREEFKLPFELLSDADGTVGKSYDLVPKDMPFFTRRTTYLLDKHHAIAGAYENLFSTGLNLKEIVSKLKH; this comes from the coding sequence ATGTTACACATAAAAGACAAAGCTCCTAATTTTACATTGCCTTCTACCTCAGGTAAAACGTTTACCTTGTACAAGGATATGCTGCTCAAGCCTTGCATTCTTTATTTCTATCCCAAGGATTTTACTCCTGTTTGTACAGAGCAGGCTTGTGGTTTTCGGGATACTTTTGATTTACTCAGAGAACTGGATGTTCAGGTAATTGGTATCAGTCGTGATGACATTGAAACCCATCTGCGGTTTCGGGAAGAATTTAAGTTGCCATTTGAACTGCTCTCTGATGCGGATGGAACGGTAGGTAAGAGTTATGATCTGGTGCCGAAGGATATGCCCTTCTTTACCCGACGAACTACCTATCTGCTGGACAAACACCATGCGATTGCCGGTGCGTATGAGAATCTCTTTTCGACAGGATTAAATCTGAAAGAGATTGTATCCAAATTAAAACACTGA